cttcggttccttcttgggctcttcaaccttcggttcattgttaactttttctgaactataactcccctgccagtttcggtttttgttgctggggaatctcttcttaatgaacctcttggggttagacaccatcatagcataatcctcagatgtgaggtcatactcctctaagttgaggtcttcatcctccatcacagctttactttttgacaggagggccagtgaacctaggcttgaaacaacgttcttttcctgcagcacaatcttctcctgggactttagaatacccaccagtatCGCCAAatagtatgatttaaactgctcatgggctttaactgttgacaccacagctctccattctgaccttagaccatttaagaacgtaaccttctgctcgataagcttcctttcgatgtcatgtttgatcatcctgctgagaagatgattgaagcgatagaacgtctgggtcacagtttcttcggctccttgcctgaattctccaaactcagataagagcaaggtttggatagaatgttcaagatcctcgtctatagagtacagttcgcgaagtctatcccaaacttcctttgccgttgtgcatgagctaaccaacctgaaagtgtcggactgaagggcgaatcttatcaatcttaacgccttgatattacactggaatttatccttctcatcttgcgcaatatctttgacatccttcagcagatcattatactccttttgagttttaataatccttgacgttgcagaatgagaaaaaggtccattaatgattgcttcccatatgaggtatccattatcctcagatcctatcacgtagtcttcgaagtgatgcgcccagacttcatagtcatgggtatataggattggaatcttcgtggttgaaccgatgctgttggaaatattgatgggatttgattgcgactcgtccattatgatcgaaaaacctgttcaaagatcagacttgtaataaatcagattagggcaaaacaataaatatcaagatacgccaataatgagatgacggctcaataaatatcagtaattgcggaaaaaccctaattgaaaccttttcacagaaaagatgtgtatcgattacacagcctcctgctctgataccaattgatgagactaaaacttaatcttgaagatcgattagatcttaaacaggtgaataaatattaaacagcaagaacacgaaaataaagaacaagtcaagaatgaatcaaacgagtcgaatgattaaaaataaaccctcagaagagctcgattaagaacatcaactgtagaggattagtaggtttacaggaacgataaagagaGAAAACTGATGTTATCGTAATGCTATcgtcttctagatcgttaacctaatatgcatgcaagcatatacttatataataaacctaacggactctcggttggacaggcccaaaccggagcacaaaacatatggactaatagccgagcccaatgacgcaatccttgaacgaatcttcaacccaacaatacTTCTCTAGCACACGAGTTTTGAACAACTCCCACGATAAATTCTCCTGGTCATATccgttgagagcttcatatgttgcttcccaccagaccaaggcttctccgatgagcattgcagaagcatagatagccttgtcttcattatccacatgagagACACGAAATACTTTCTTGGTGTTCTGAATCCAAGTTAGAACAACTATGGGATTAAGGACACCAGAAAACTCcgtagcaccactactcttgaaatctttgaacaAGGGACGCTTCACTTTTCCGCTTGAAGATTctccagtggctttctcttttcctttatcaccattctttttgtgttcttcgagagtctgtcAAATAACACCAGTAAGTTTATCCAAGAGTCgctcctcacgaggagatacCGGAGTATTCACTTCATCGGGTTGAGGATCTCCACCaacctcaggggtatggctactTACGTGTTCAGCCATCGTTCTGAAATTTAGGAGTAATATAGAATTTTAGAAAATTAGGATTTATTAAAGCCTAATACTTCACTTAagtctttcctatggtttgtatccatatacttataATGATtcagttcatatattgaacttccaatagtttaagtctaaataccaatccgtgatatttagttcacttaaaccattgctctgataccatgattgaaagaccccaactttcgtatttctgaaaaaccaaaactttcatacttcacaatattattactccaaaacgtgctacttgcatattcataaaagcaatattttacattgataaagaggttacaaccTATTGGCTACAAACCGACTAttataaagtgttatatattacataactacccaggatattgtaatttatacaaacataaactgaagtacaaaagtattattacaaactattctaattctttcaacaatatatgactatactggttacttatcacatgtaattgttaaacattgatagggtagacggtgacgcttagtgagttcaataatagatacaatataatgttatgtcatatatatacttcaatatggtagAAGCAAAGAGAATCAAGgagcaacaaaggcatatgtgaatcacgtgttaagctttccatatcaatcaatgacttGATGCAAaggtatacaatcaatgagacataacaatttccatacttgatatacataaataaagcttcggcccaaatggcacaaaaGACATAAGATTTCTGATCAACatcttggtagatttcaggcttatagccctgtctaaccatttgccaatgccatagaatagaagtcattctcttacggagacatgctcgacatggccagaggctacgtaccagtaccaatgtgaatctaagtcttTTCActaatcacatggtcaaaggtattacttttactataaaaaaatagcaaataaaataacatgggaaaataacccggaataatgacactgaaaagcacatagcacatataacacatagcatacaattgttcctatatattgaactcactttgaattaaccgggggtcaaaatagtaatttgggcagcgcttcggctttaaatatgactttctatgtTGAAAAACGGGAGCTTAATTGAAAACCGAGCTCTACGAAGGTAGGGctccaaaaccgaaaagataaatttctcgggcTCCAACCTCAACACTGTTTGCCAACTTATTATCTTGCCAAAATCTTATCTCGTTTCAACTATAATACGTGCCGACATTTAACTCCTCTAAAATCTCATTTTGTTCTCTCTAAAATTTTAGTTGAAATCTATGGGGGTGTTTGGTTAAGCTTTTGAAAGGGCAAAAgtctttttaggaaaaattgCAAAAAATCAGGATTctctaacttttccaaaaagttcattttttctTATATAAAAAATGAACTTAGGTGGAATGGGGACAATGTATTTTTTGAGAGCATCTTTAAAAACTACAACTTAGGTGGTTTTAGTATTTTTGTATAATACTTTTTACAAAGGTTGGCTTATGGCCAGTTTATGACCATGGAAAGTTCCACCACTAACTGTATCTTTCATATAATAAGTGTTACTCACATATTATATGTgctacatatgatatatatatatatatatatatatatatatatatatatatatatatatatatatatatatataacattttagATTTGTCAGTgcttttttatatattttgttaaTTTCCAAGTTTAGATGTTTGATTTATAAACTTAAATATGTATTTAGATATATAAAACTGAATCATTACATAATAATAACTATTGATTAGTCTTTGGACATAATGTTCACGACATTCATAAAGGAGTTTTTATTTCTCCATATCGATCCATGCATGTTTTTCTTTTATCTCCTATGAACGACAATAAAATATGTAGTTGATCAACTAACTTCTGTATTGGCATTGCCAGCCATTATTGTGTGTCTTCGATTTATTTTTGGTTGTTTATATTTGTTGTTTCTTATCTTCTATTTGTTACAAGATGGACTCTCTATGTGCAATGAGTCCCCTAGCTTGTTCATCAAGCTATGCAACATCTTTGAtctttgtttcttatcttctatTTGTTACAAGAGTCTTATTTTTGGTTGTTTATATTTGTTGTTTCTTATCTTTTATTTGTTACAAGATGGACTCTCTATGTGCAATGAGTCCCCTAGCTTGTTCATCAAGCTATGCAACATCTTTGATCTTTGTTTCTAATCTTCTATTTGTTACAAGATGGACTCTCTATGTGCACCGAGTCCCTAGCCTGTTCATCAAGCTATGCAACATCTTCGAtctttgtttcttatcttctatTTGTTACAAGATGGACTCTCTATGTGCACCGAGTCCCTAGCTTGTTCATCAAGCTATGCAACATCTTTGAtctttgtttcttatcttctatTTGTTATGGACTCTCTATGCGCAACGAGTCCCCTACCTTATTCATCAAGCTATGCAACTCTCAATAGTCGACTTCATGGAAGTGAGCTTCTTTCGGTACCCATTACCATCGAAGAAGCTTGTAGATTGTTTAAGTTTATCGGCGATTTTGGAATAgcaagaagatatattatagtaaACCTTTTACTTGAATCAAGTTTATTATCCTAACCAGAGTTTATAGAAAAAATATTTCACAATCAAAGTCAAGTTGTAGATGAAAGAATGTGTTAGGTCGAAATCAAGTAAAATGTTACGTCAGTGTTGCATGGAAATAAACAATAGTAAAATTGTTAATttggttaaaaaaaataattaaaatatacaaaaatataacttttatttggaataagaaaatattatattataatttaaAACCTCGAGTAACAAATAAAATTGACATAAAGAAAAAAAGTATCGCATTCCTTAAAAATGGCCCTTGGATTCCATCATAcaaaacaaacattttttttttccaattcgaATCGAGCCAACCATAACATTCCTTGATATTACATCCTACCAAACACAGGGGCAAGCTAGTTAACTTGTTATGAATGGCACCCTTGACATAATAATGCAATGTAAACGAAAATTTTATATGTTGAACCACAGCACGCATATAAGTAGTAGCCAAAAATGTGAATGTGGTTAAAGCCTATGATTTTGCAGAAGCAACTACAACTCTTCATGATAAAGATGAAGCCCAAGACCAAAACGAGCACACGCTCGCCGAAATGCCATGGCCTCTGCTTTCTGCACAGGATCCCCATACCCTCCCACATCATCAACTGATGAAGTTCCAGTCGACTCCCTAAATATCTGTTCAAAAATCATCCATCACCCAactaatattatatataacacTAAATTTGTAATGAGGAAACCCCGTCTTTCTACATTAACTCAAAAAGAATAATGTATATATAGCTTACCAGTCTttatttttgtcaaaaagaaTAATGCACAACATTTCACATTGCCCAAAATAAAAACAACATAACCTATCATTCCGAGTTTACTTTTTTGCCCAAAATAGTAATATCATTACTAGAAGTTTTCTAATGTTTATTTCGGACCACAATGTTATTTATTTCTTTTCCAATATATATGCAAATATTgtgtcatgaaacggaaacagGTAAATGCTAAATGCTTGTTTATGCAACCACGTTTAAACTATTCATCAATTTATGCAACCACGTTTGTTTCAGCTTTTAATTAACACGTTTCTTTCAGCTAGTTAAAGAGGTCAGCGGTATAATATTATTGCATCTTTTGATCCTAAAATGAAACATGGTTGCATATTTAGTAGAAAAAAACCAGTTTGTTGCATTAACTGAGGAAAAGATTGAACCAAAAGTACAAGTTATTATAAATATACCTCTGCATCAGTCCCATAGAGTGTTACCCGATAAGTAACAGAGACGGATTTCCCATCTGGTGAATAGTTAATACTTCGGACTTCTCCAGACCATTCTGTAATATAAATTTAAGGGAAATAAactataatataaattataaacaaAGGAAGTAGGGTAAAATATAATTTACAATCTTTTGCATGATAATAATACCTGGAGCATGCAGATTCATAATCCTGTTCACAATATGCCTGGGAATTAAAAACAGAATATCATCAACACTCATTTTCAAAGATGCATCATACAGTACTTTGTATTTTAAAACACTCTCAACACTAGACTACCATGCATATTGTAAGCAGAAAGCATTAGGCTTATAGTCTATTATTAGCTGAGAGTCAtggtatctgaaaccaaaacatTACAAAGCCCCAACTCTCAATCAATGAGTAACAAAAcactatatataatattaataccCCTCATTCtgatatataataataattataattaaaaGGGGGATCATCATCTCTCAACGTTGCTCTTGAAAATATGGTTCATCTAGGACTCGTCCTTTCGCCATTCAAATCATTGTAATATGTTTCTTTCTTTGATTAATAAAATGATTTCTCACTTTATAACTAATgttttgttaattagttgttgtGGTTGCTTTTGGATTGTAAaatgcatcttggttttccacaATTCTCAAGATTATGTCTTAATCTTGATAGTTATTGTAAATTTCCCACTTAGAATCACAAAATTTAACACATATCCATGAAAAACTACTACCAATTGCAAAAACATGATAGATTTGAGATCTCAGCAACATTCAGCAGGGAGTTTCAATTCTAATGTAAATTGGGCTCTTTGAAGTCACTGGTCTATTATGTCAGCCACCTAAAGAGCTGTTGTAAACCTGATTTACATCTCACTTTATGCTCATGGGGTAGGGTTTAGGTTTTGGAGTTCCCTACAAAACAATTATGTAACAACCAAACATTTATGCTCACAAGTTTGATACAACATACATTAAGTCTAAAGTTTATACCATTTTCATCAAAGATAAATTGTGGATTACAAACTTCACTTAGATGAACCAAATAACTGGAGAGTGTGTTGCATTAACGATTTCCCGGAAACCAACCAGCAATGTGAAGGAACGCCGAGAAGAAGTAATCAATCTAACTCAATATATATGCACATTAACTTATGCCATATTGGGAAGCTACTGGTAGCAAATATCTAAATTAAGAAAAGGAAAGGAAGAAATAGAGAGACAAACCATGGAATGTATTTGATAGAGAAGCCATTGGCCTCTACTCGGGCTCTGATGAGGGAATCCGGGACTTTCTTGTTCAGTTCTTTCAGAATTTCCGAAATCGGACGGCTTATCCCCGACGTCGGAAAGTCGTCATCTGGAGGAGGAGCTGGTATCTCACTGGTGGCGATTATCTCCTCTTTTTTCACTCTCTTAGTAGAATACAATAGACCCTGAGCATAGAAAGCGCTTTTTGATCCGATCACATCGAACGATCTCAGTCGTAATGCGGCCGACAGCGATTTTGTAGACTCCCGACTCAGTGATTTCATCAGACAAAACACCATTGTTTCCTGAACCAAAACCCCTTTACTCGCTCGCTTAGAGGGGTTTTACATATTTTACACCGTTGTGCGAGACAAGCTTACATTTTCGGCTGAATGTCAAAAAAGTACCTCTCAAGTTTTCTCTATTTACATATTTTTACCCCGTTTATCATTTTAAGTCTTCCTATCCTTACTCCAAAAAGATTATATTCTAAGGGGATAATGACTTATAagtgtaatatatttttcgatttgtacacatttagttattgagttttttttgttcaaattatccattcaacttgttaaattgtacacatttagtccttatgaccggatACTCCAAGTTAGTcagtaaaaatgacttaatagggtaatatatttctcactttgtacacatttagtccttaatatttttgtacacatttagtccttaatttttttttgttgcaaaataagtcatttttgtttttgtattaaTTTAGTTTTTATGGATGATTTCTTTAGgcttttctcacgacatcttatgtGGGATATCCATATGGTGGTGGGATAAGTTGAGGTGGTCATGCtatatgttgtaggccaagataccagcTGCGAGTCGGCTATAAGCTATAGACATGGAGACTCGAGAAGagtggttgggttaaggcgggatgccaacaaaccctgggtattccagtctgatgactgaatGGACCTGTTGTATGTTGGcgttccagtccgatgactgattgggccaaGGTATTCCAATCTAATGAGTGTGGGTCTGTTATGCATGATAATACGTTTATTGTATCgggtattttaggggaaacttactaacctttgtgcttacccagttgtttatgttttcaggatCTATCGTTGGTCGTGGGAAGGAGAATGCATGACTATACACACTTATCAACAATATTGAGGATTCTATAtttcttatattactctgattttcgataAATCTATTTTGGAATAAACTTTTTTCtcaataatggatttataattagggagttttgccttatttaaaaatgaaaattttttgttgtAAAAACgagacattacacataaacatccACAGCCCCACACACTTCATTAATGATTGTCCCACGTAatatgtcgtgagaaaaacctaaagaaaacatttataagtactgaatgtgtacaaaaacaaaaatgaattattttgaaACCAAAAAATATTAGGGTTGACAAATATGTACCACAGAGaaccaaccaacatgttaccAACCGAACCAATAAAATCGGTAGCCAAGTTGTTTGGTAACCAATATGTTTGGCTGGTAATACCATGTTAATTAAGTAGTATTGGTACAATAATGGTATGAAATTTTGAATACCATGGTTGTACCGTACCAaccaattcatatatatatatatatatatatatatatatatatatatatatatatatatatatatatatatatatatatatatatatatatatatatatactagccgtctacCCGCGCAAAACGGCGGACGGCGAATAATttgatctctttagagttaaaaccattttgcgttcacttcgagaaatgattattaaatgacatctatttttcaagagcattaccataccatattaagggggtgtttggctaagcttttttaaaacaacttattaggttccacatcactataagttaaaaatgtgtttggattaaaataacttattccagtggggaacctctaatacgtcattttttcataagttaccttacacttacttattaacttataagctaataaactaataagcaataagttttttttttgccaaacaccccctaaatggttattacttccatttatacatacccaaaccacttgtactgtttatcgtcctctttttttttcgttttccttaattcctttattaatttaatgtcctatcaagtaaaatgctaaaatatataaataatagtttataaaaataaacctttagaatatcaggtgttgtgattcaaaagtcgataaataGACCTTTGAGACGGCCAAAATACTcaggtgtcaacttgttcattgtgattttaaaccaagtttggtcacaaattaaaacattttcaacgatggtatgtaattcaaggattcatattgatttaggttctagaaaccttaaaatattgaacaaaatctatatagaaccttataataaggacaataatcaccgtaatcaggaatccatgtgatgaaacttgatattatagggaccaatgatgaaaaaggtttcatttttagactaaacaagatgaaaaatatacaaactatcttaatcatgtcaaatcttgtgtttaatcgttctttattgcaaaagtaagatgtcaaaatatacaaactaatgataatacaatgctctaacggccctcttggttgagttctttgaacctgcaaagccaacacattaaagaaacatagtaaaaccctttttaggaacaaacctgatataataaagtcttcacccaatatatttataagataaaaatacaaaaagttaaaaatgatgaaatcaattacaactaaggattaaaataaaaacatgttAAGAAAGAGTCATCTGCAGgagggatatttgaatcaacatgtattttctgatggtttcaaattttgaattatccgaaattTAGGGAAGAagatagaatttgttgagaaatataaggattcaaaacacaggttgaaatttaatattattttattgataactacttgtactattagcttaacgatttaacgtcttaaaaaaataatattattatattcaatctatttttagaaatagtgagatttcttttataagatagtatatatatatatatatatatatatatatatatatatatatatatatatatataggtttaggttctatggaaaacaaaaaaccctaaaaaaaccctaaaaatcataaaaatgcataaaaaatacctagagatcacaaaacttttttttgacattttttaagaaaaaatcgcagctttttaTAAATTAACACATTGATTAACAAATTCTTCATACTTATTTTTTGAAGAGCACGAAATCGATGATATAAAAGCACATGACGCTAAAACTCAAAAGGAATACTAACTTCTCATTCCTTAAGTTGTTTCCATTTGCTTCCTCAGGAAACTTGCTAGGGGTGGCCATCTTTTAATCCTTTTAGCCGCTTCCAAAAGATAAAATAGTAACACAAGCAAGTGAAGCAACGACCAATTGCCCACAAATTTAACTCATATTCACGTATAGGtatatatttgttaaattttTTGGTATTTACCAAATACCAATATGTACCAACCAAATTTATTGTTAGCCAAGTTAATTGGTACCAAGTATACTTGGTACAGTACTGGTAGTTAAATTCTTATACCAACTATAGTTGGTACGTTACACGGTTTGGAGAAAAAAAAACTTGGTACTGTACCAATTTCACCcctaaaaaatattaaggactaaatgtgtacaaaaatattaaggactaaatgtgtacaaaatgagaaatatattaccctattaagtcattttccccggctaacctggagtaaccgGTGAGGATTGAATGTGTAccatttaacaagttgaagggataaatgtggacgaaaaaaaaaaaaaaaaaactatttgtattacccttttaagtcattatccctattcTAAGTTGGTGTTTGAGAAAACTTCTCAAAACAACTTATTAGCTttttagctttttaaaaagctaataagctaaaaaaAGTGTTTGTATAGttataaaacactttttaaaacagcttttaggaTAGGAAAAAATAAAGCTTTCAAAAAGCTGGAAAATCTAGCTTTTTAGCTTTTTAACCATTTTACTCCAGAAAAACAGCTTTTCTTATCCAAACAATTTTTAAAAACAGCTTTTACTAAAATCTATAAGCTAGTAAgcatttttatcaaaaatcacTTTTACCATAAAAAAGCTAACTAAaacacaagtttttttttttttttttttttttttttttccataaaacacaaatgtatttttattttttctttttatacttaaaacctttttttttttcaaaaagggTTAATCATCTACTTGACTATCAATTTTGGTTTTTCTTTTTTCTATATTTAGATAATCATATTTTTTCGTACATATTAAACCAATAAATTTGTTTGACCTATTTGACCTATTTATAATAGGGTAATATTACAATTAAGCATAGGTTTATGGGCCAAAATGAATTATGTGATACTAGTTTATATGAAAAACTATATAAAAGTTCTTATATATTAGCCTCATAATTGATTTAGtctcatatatattttttatttaattaagtccCAAAAAACAAGAATTATATTCAATTTGACCATTTTACctggtcaacaggtcatccaactcttaaaaattatatttttggcttacattttaaattttattacaaatttagtccaaaatttacacttttttgCCCAGATTtcaattttgttacaaatttatcctaaattttattttttacattttttttcaaaaatttgtttcaaatatgttttttttactatataaaatcatatttatacaaaataaaagttgtaataaaatttaaaatgtaatatttatacaaaaaaaacacattttcacataaaagacattttttttttctttataaaaatgtttttttttcaaaacatttttatatACGAACTACCTatataaaaacctttttttttaagaaacatttttgtatgcaaaatacctgtttataaaaacattttttttattctaaatacttatttataaaaatgtaatTATGTAAATTTGTGTGAGATATACATATGTCAAACACGTTATTTTACCCAtatataaaacacatttttatacaaatatgATTTCATAGTAAAcgtatttgtatatatatttatgtatataaacacgtttttataaaacAACGCTTTTACACAAATacgcttttataaaaaaaaatatatatataaacacgtaTTTATACAAACATGTTTTTATAACAAAATAAACAcaaacacgtattttataaaaatatatacaaacaccatttataaaaaaaatatatatatacaaacacctatttcatagtaaatatatttatatatatatttatgtatacatACACATTTGTATACAAACTCGtttttatacataaatatatatataaataacgtTTACTATGAAATAGGTGTTTGtacaaaaacatatttacatacatttttttaataaaatcatgTTTGTACAAAAACGTGTTGTATAAAAAACGTGTTTGTATAGAAATGCATTTATATATAAACGTGCTTGTAtagataaatatatacaaatacatttgctatgaaataggtgtttgta
The genomic region above belongs to Lactuca sativa cultivar Salinas chromosome 4, Lsat_Salinas_v11, whole genome shotgun sequence and contains:
- the LOC111911686 gene encoding DNA repair RAD52-like protein 1, mitochondrial, which encodes MVFCLMKSLSRESTKSLSAALRLRSFDVIGSKSAFYAQGLLYSTKRVKKEEIIATSEIPAPPPDDDFPTSGISRPISEILKELNKKVPDSLIRARVEANGFSIKYIPWHIVNRIMNLHAPEWSGEVRSINYSPDGKSVSVTYRVTLYGTDAEIFRESTGTSSVDDVGGYGDPVQKAEAMAFRRACARFGLGLHLYHEEL